In Rhodamnia argentea isolate NSW1041297 chromosome 4, ASM2092103v1, whole genome shotgun sequence, the following proteins share a genomic window:
- the LOC115743447 gene encoding EPIDERMAL PATTERNING FACTOR-like protein 2, which produces MVGSRPPRCVNRCLSCRPCMATLVIHSPAVGGGGAEDDGASSHERSDGYYLLAWKCKCGNKLFQP; this is translated from the coding sequence ATGGTAGGTTCAAGGCCACCCAGATGTGTCAACAGGTGCCTGAGTTGCAGGCCATGCATGGCCACCCTGGTGATTCACTCTCCTGCAGTAGGAGGCGGAGGAGCAGAAGATGATGGGGCTTCAAGCCATGAGCGAAGTGATGGCTACTACCTCCTCGCTTGGAAGTGCAAATGCGGCAACAAGCTTTTTCAGCCTTGA